In Pleurodeles waltl isolate 20211129_DDA chromosome 5, aPleWal1.hap1.20221129, whole genome shotgun sequence, one genomic interval encodes:
- the LOC138297102 gene encoding uncharacterized protein F54H12.2-like: MFNQVDITLGDRLITQNDNMYAYRALMESILNYSSDALDTQLSACLFYKDTYAQFENTALDGLNTGFVKRASFASGRREFDLLGRIHSDLFFQDKLIINVIDLKIKLNRNKDAFCLIAEGAEQYKLLRQSASLYVKRVNVSPTAYVEALQLLNAKYAIERVSMKVYSIPVGTRLTQQQNVFLGQPPKLVIIGFVDNTAFSNLHTSNPFNFKHYDFNCSALVHEGAVIPAKPYTPNFGSANFIREYLGLVSITGKHLRDSGVIVSREGYGAGYTLFAFDLTPDMEDGDHYSLVKNGNLKDKIRFSAALTVNVNMVVFAVFDSVIQVNHARQILFNYCKKNIYIHI; encoded by the coding sequence atgtttaatcaggtggacattaccCTGGGTGATAGACTCATCACGCAAAATGAcaacatgtacgcctacagggcGCTCATGGAAAGTATTCTGAACTACAGCAGCGATGccttggacacacagctttcagcctgccttttctacaaagatacttatgCTCAGTTTGAAAACACTGCTCTAGATGGGCTTAATACAGGCTTTGTAAAAAGAGCAAGCTTCGCCAGCGGTAGGAGagagtttgacctcctggggcgaatacattcagaccttttctttcaAGATAAACTAATCATTAACGTCATTGACTTgaagatcaaactcaaccgcaacaaAGATGCCTTCTGTCTCATTGCTGAGGGTGCTGAACAGTATAAACTGCTCAGACAGTCGGCCAGCCTGTATGTAAAGAGAGTGAATGTGTCACCAACGGCTTATGTTGAAGCTTTACAACTGTTGAATGCTaaatatgccattgaaagagtctcAATGAAAGTCTACAGCATACCAGTCGGCACCCGTTTAACAcaacagcaaaatgtatttctggggCAGCCACCAAAACTTGTTATTATAGGATTTGTTGACAACACAGCGTTCAGCAATCTACACACCTCAAACCCTTTTAATTTCAAGCACTACGATTTCAACTGCTCTGCTCTAGTCCACGAGGGAGCTGTCATACCTGCAAAACCATACACACCAAACTTTGGATCTGCAAATTTCATCAGAGAATATCTCGGTTTAGTATCGATAACTGGGAAACACCTGCGTGATTCAGGGGTCATCGTATCACGCGAAGGATATGGCGCAGGCTACACGCTATTTGCCTTTGATTTAACCcctgacatggaagatggtgaccactatAGTCTagtcaaaaatggaaatctaaaagatAAAATCCGCTTTAGCGCCGCTCTGACTGTGAATGTGAACATGGTAGTATTTGCGGTATTTGATAGTGTTATACAAGTTAATCATGCACGACAGATCCTGTttaattattgtaaaaaaaatatatatatacatatatag